The following proteins are encoded in a genomic region of Gemmatimonas sp. UBA7669:
- a CDS encoding PEP-CTERM sorting domain-containing protein, whose product MKFTTLLSIGLLSLPTTLLAQGQVVGPNGTSVLGDPTNWTYSQQAGGSAQVTTALPCGTETIGPCSGGYGNVGSGSLELSVTGNGSITAGYDDWAFYYLYAGGSAANTINTGASFGNLEKLSALSFDWYRTGLSGWDAPVGSVQNTDNKPITPADWAYKTPVLRLQLREYRDGKPDVLSELVWEGYYNQCALGADQVNCANNKTTVDKWVTQGQMQLGNFWYVAPPAQNGTAGYSQNGSCSSQMSFWAGGVDAANAANLFSENGCLFGANVEVIGIAVGVGSQWPLPWHGAVDNVRMGFTGQDGYAVNTNFDFVPVPEPSSIALLGLGLAGLAATRRRRRMNG is encoded by the coding sequence ATGAAGTTCACGACCCTGCTGTCCATCGGACTCCTGTCGCTGCCCACCACCCTGCTCGCGCAGGGACAGGTGGTCGGCCCCAATGGTACGTCCGTGCTCGGCGACCCCACCAACTGGACCTATTCCCAGCAGGCTGGCGGATCGGCACAGGTCACCACTGCCCTGCCCTGCGGCACCGAGACCATCGGGCCGTGCAGCGGCGGCTATGGCAACGTCGGAAGCGGGTCGCTCGAGCTGTCGGTGACCGGCAACGGCTCCATCACCGCCGGCTACGACGACTGGGCCTTCTACTATCTGTATGCCGGCGGCAGCGCGGCCAACACCATCAACACCGGCGCCTCGTTCGGCAATCTGGAGAAGCTGAGCGCGCTCTCCTTCGACTGGTACCGTACCGGCCTGTCGGGTTGGGATGCGCCGGTGGGCAGCGTGCAGAACACCGACAACAAGCCCATCACGCCCGCCGACTGGGCCTACAAGACGCCGGTGCTGCGCCTGCAGCTGCGCGAATACCGCGACGGCAAGCCCGATGTGCTGAGTGAACTGGTGTGGGAAGGCTACTACAACCAGTGCGCCCTTGGCGCCGATCAGGTGAACTGCGCGAACAACAAGACCACGGTAGACAAGTGGGTCACCCAGGGCCAGATGCAGTTGGGCAACTTCTGGTACGTGGCGCCTCCCGCGCAGAACGGCACGGCGGGCTACAGCCAGAACGGCTCCTGCTCATCGCAAATGAGCTTCTGGGCGGGTGGTGTGGATGCGGCCAATGCGGCCAACCTGTTCAGCGAGAACGGATGCCTGTTCGGCGCGAACGTCGAAGTCATCGGCATTGCCGTCGGTGTGGGCAGCCAGTGGCCGCTTCCGTGGCATGGCGCCGTCGACAACGTCCGCATGGGCTTCACCGGTCAGGACGGTTATGCCGTCAACACGAACTTCGACTTCGTTCCAGTTCCCGAGCCCTCGTCGATCGCCCTGCTCGGTCTCGGCCTCGCGGGTCTTGCGGCAACGCGCCGTCGCCGTCGCATGAACGGATAA
- a CDS encoding glycosyltransferase family 2 protein yields MNTLVGFANVGLWVCIVILAIYTLRHYFFTLNRLFGRHRQPFVDVIQADWPSLVVFVPAHNEERVIRDSLDALLTCDYPEDRLKIVPVDDRSTDDTRNILKEYAENYPGRIIPFLRDEGIPGKAAALADAMALHQDEIFLVFDADYIPGERLLKQLVAPFFDAEVGAVMGRVVPLNVGLSLLTRLLDLERAGGYQVDQQARMNLRLVPQYGGTVGGVRRAALEHVGGWNVDSLAEDTDLTVRLVIAGWEVVYQNRSECYEEVPETWESRIRQIKRWAKGHNQALRRYVAALLTNRSRLPLAQVIDGALLLGVFVVPLVLAVGWLCTIILFFAGYPPEWGRFTVLAISSFNTVGNFAAFFQVAAASRLDGSRERIRMLPFLFLGFLVSTFAVGRASLSRASWLRGRPVQWQKTERHREGRANVGGNGGRL; encoded by the coding sequence ATGAACACACTGGTCGGCTTTGCCAACGTGGGACTCTGGGTGTGCATCGTGATCCTCGCGATCTACACCCTGCGGCACTACTTCTTCACGCTCAATCGCCTGTTCGGACGGCATCGTCAGCCCTTCGTCGACGTCATTCAGGCCGACTGGCCTTCACTCGTGGTGTTTGTGCCGGCGCACAACGAGGAGCGCGTCATCCGTGATTCACTCGATGCGCTGCTCACCTGCGACTATCCCGAGGACCGGCTCAAGATCGTGCCGGTGGATGACCGCTCCACGGATGACACGCGCAACATCCTGAAGGAGTACGCTGAGAACTATCCGGGGCGCATCATTCCCTTCCTGCGTGACGAAGGCATTCCCGGCAAGGCCGCGGCGCTGGCTGACGCGATGGCGCTGCATCAGGATGAAATCTTCCTGGTGTTCGATGCCGACTACATCCCCGGTGAACGTCTGCTCAAGCAGCTCGTCGCGCCGTTCTTCGACGCGGAAGTGGGCGCGGTCATGGGCCGCGTCGTGCCACTCAACGTGGGGCTGTCATTGCTCACGCGTCTGCTCGACCTCGAGCGCGCCGGCGGCTATCAGGTGGACCAGCAGGCCCGCATGAACCTGCGTCTCGTGCCGCAGTACGGCGGCACCGTGGGTGGCGTGCGCCGCGCGGCGCTCGAACACGTGGGCGGCTGGAACGTGGACTCGCTGGCCGAGGACACCGACCTCACGGTGCGCCTGGTGATCGCCGGTTGGGAGGTCGTGTACCAGAATCGCTCGGAGTGCTACGAAGAAGTGCCCGAGACCTGGGAGTCGCGCATCCGGCAGATCAAGCGCTGGGCCAAGGGGCACAATCAGGCGCTGCGTCGGTATGTGGCCGCGCTGCTCACCAATCGCTCGCGCCTGCCTCTGGCACAGGTGATCGACGGCGCGTTGCTGCTCGGCGTGTTTGTCGTGCCCCTGGTGCTCGCCGTGGGTTGGCTCTGCACCATCATTCTGTTCTTCGCCGGCTATCCGCCCGAGTGGGGGCGCTTCACCGTGCTCGCGATCTCGTCGTTCAACACCGTCGGCAACTTCGCCGCGTTCTTCCAGGTGGCTGCCGCCAGTCGTCTCGATGGATCGCGCGAACGCATTCGTATGCTGCCATTCCTCTTCCTCGGCTTCCTCGTGAGCACCTTTGCCGTGGGTCGCGCGTCGCTGTCCCGCGCGTCGTGGCTGCGTGGCCGTCCGGTGCAGTGGCAGAAGACCGAGCGGCACCGTGAAGGCCGTGCCAACGTGGGCGGGAACGGAGGGCGCCTTTGA
- the rpsL gene encoding 30S ribosomal protein S12, whose protein sequence is MPTINQLVRRARKDVVEKSKAPALKSNPFKRGVCTRVYTTTPKKPNSALRKVARVRLTNQLEVTAYIPGEGHNLQEHSIVLVRGGRVKDLPGVRYHIVRGTLDASGVNGRNQSRSKYGTKRPKPGQAAAGGKKK, encoded by the coding sequence ATGCCTACGATCAACCAGCTGGTCCGCCGCGCCCGAAAGGACGTGGTGGAGAAGTCCAAGGCACCCGCGCTCAAGAGCAATCCGTTCAAGCGTGGCGTGTGCACCCGCGTCTATACCACGACGCCCAAGAAGCCCAACTCGGCGCTGCGCAAGGTTGCGCGTGTTCGTCTCACGAACCAGCTCGAGGTCACCGCGTACATTCCCGGTGAAGGCCACAACCTGCAGGAACACTCGATCGTGCTCGTGCGCGGCGGCCGTGTGAAGGACCTGCCGGGCGTGCGTTACCACATCGTCCGCGGTACGCTCGACGCCTCGGGCGTCAACGGCCGCAATCAGAGCCGTTCGAAGTACGGCACCAAGCGCCCCAAGCCGGGCCAGGCCGCTGCGGGAGGTAAGAAGAAGTGA
- a CDS encoding YaiO family outer membrane beta-barrel protein, protein MLRLSLSVRAMRTRAAALVLTALLWPQRSDAQAPLAGGLPGSWAEVNAFAQRVTNDFGDWSGAYARVVNPRAMDTFYGEVLALRGFREQGIQVGAAHRHDWNARLFHVIGVNVGDGSPILPRLRSDAQVGLRLGARKEWQVTGGGSYVKSPFELYDVAATGSIAWFAPKALLLEVSGRYNTSQPGTIRSHRLQGVSILTPSPRRSFSVRVGGGSEGWQIISANTTLRRFHSQEYALAWREKLTTQWALSLQGDRYVNPFFSRTGVTLGVARYW, encoded by the coding sequence ATGCTGCGCCTTTCTCTGTCGGTGCGCGCGATGCGTACCCGGGCGGCGGCCCTTGTCCTGACCGCCCTGCTCTGGCCGCAACGCAGTGACGCCCAGGCCCCACTTGCCGGCGGGCTCCCCGGCTCATGGGCGGAGGTGAATGCGTTTGCCCAACGTGTCACCAATGATTTTGGTGACTGGTCCGGCGCTTACGCGCGTGTGGTCAACCCGCGTGCCATGGACACGTTCTACGGTGAGGTGCTCGCGCTGCGCGGCTTCCGTGAACAGGGCATCCAGGTGGGCGCCGCCCATCGGCACGACTGGAACGCACGGCTCTTTCACGTCATTGGCGTGAATGTGGGCGACGGGTCGCCCATTCTGCCGCGTCTGCGCAGCGATGCACAAGTCGGTCTCAGACTCGGCGCGCGCAAGGAGTGGCAGGTCACCGGCGGCGGTTCGTACGTCAAATCGCCGTTCGAGTTGTACGATGTGGCTGCCACCGGATCGATTGCGTGGTTTGCCCCCAAGGCGCTGCTGCTCGAAGTGTCGGGGCGGTACAACACCAGTCAGCCCGGCACCATCCGCTCGCACCGCCTTCAGGGGGTGAGCATTCTCACACCCTCACCGCGTCGCAGTTTTTCGGTGCGTGTGGGGGGCGGCAGTGAGGGCTGGCAGATCATCTCCGCGAACACGACGCTCCGGCGCTTTCATTCGCAGGAGTATGCGCTGGCCTGGCGCGAAAAGCTCACGACGCAGTGGGCCCTCAGTCTGCAGGGCGACCGCTACGTCAATCCGTTCTTCTCTCGAACCGGAGTGACCCTCGGTGTCGCGCGTTACTGGTAA
- a CDS encoding polymer-forming cytoskeletal protein gives MPTTPGMAFALLLLALFAWMALPLIPAFMELLRPRDAAPLSAVGNDAGKLTYFADSFTKRAQREGLLGTMVPPRLGDGTPVLSHSQGAPLVKQRKPIEDMVVLMDSTPLPEDCELATEVLARLTVRGSNGVVYRALLGQRDVYLGERSTVLRWVHAKGRLEVANHCRLLGRATAERTIVLGTDVTFERLEAGVIRVTDVETVEAPTLPTGAYERFVPSYGKQLAPAYWRIDGGLPITAGSAFIGSAIATGSIVVNDGARVTGSLKAHDEIIVRSGAVVTGSLSARKRITLERGARVTGPIISEEAIVVEAVVVGSSTKPTTITAPVVRLLPGATVYGAVMASENGLTVA, from the coding sequence ATGCCGACCACACCAGGCATGGCCTTCGCCCTGCTGCTGCTGGCGCTGTTCGCGTGGATGGCGCTGCCCCTCATTCCCGCGTTCATGGAGTTGCTGCGACCGCGCGATGCAGCGCCATTGAGCGCCGTTGGCAACGACGCGGGCAAGCTCACGTATTTCGCCGACTCGTTCACCAAGCGCGCGCAGCGTGAAGGCCTGCTGGGCACCATGGTGCCGCCGCGGCTTGGTGATGGCACGCCCGTGCTGTCGCATTCGCAGGGCGCGCCGCTGGTCAAGCAGCGCAAGCCCATCGAAGACATGGTCGTGCTGATGGACAGCACACCGCTGCCCGAAGACTGTGAGCTGGCCACCGAGGTGTTGGCGCGCCTCACGGTGCGCGGCAGTAACGGTGTGGTGTATCGGGCATTGCTGGGGCAGCGCGACGTGTACCTCGGCGAACGCTCCACCGTGCTGCGCTGGGTGCACGCCAAGGGCCGACTCGAGGTGGCCAATCATTGTCGCCTGCTCGGACGCGCCACGGCCGAACGCACGATCGTGTTGGGCACCGACGTTACCTTCGAGCGACTCGAAGCCGGTGTCATTCGCGTGACTGATGTCGAGACGGTTGAAGCTCCCACGCTACCCACGGGCGCCTATGAGCGCTTTGTGCCCAGCTACGGCAAGCAGTTGGCGCCCGCATACTGGCGCATCGATGGTGGCCTGCCCATCACCGCTGGTTCAGCGTTCATTGGCTCCGCCATTGCGACCGGATCCATCGTCGTCAACGACGGCGCACGCGTGACGGGTTCACTCAAGGCACACGACGAAATCATCGTGCGCAGCGGTGCGGTGGTGACCGGCTCACTGTCTGCACGCAAGCGCATCACGCTCGAGCGCGGCGCACGCGTCACCGGCCCCATCATCTCCGAGGAAGCCATTGTGGTGGAGGCGGTGGTGGTGGGCAGCAGCACCAAGCCCACAACCATCACGGCACCGGTCGTGCGTCTGCTGCCGGGTGCAACCGTCTATGGCGCCGTCATGGCCAGTGAGAACGGGCTGACCGTGGCGTAG
- the wecB gene encoding non-hydrolyzing UDP-N-acetylglucosamine 2-epimerase → MSAPPVKHTVCLVIGTRPEAIKMAPVVAAIREHPHLEALVIATTQHREMLKQALDVFGIEPDIDLGLMQNGQNLGVFTSRAMAALTECFLEHRPDFLLVQGDTSTVTAACLAGFYQGIPIGHIEAGLRSFDLSSPFPEEVNRRIATCTANVHFAPTNEARNNLISEGIPESDIFVTGNTVVDAMHMIPRRETFETAALNGIPWDDSQVLVTTVHRRESLGEHLEAICDALEAIVRLHANVHIAFPVHLNPRVRDVVHARLAGIPRIHLLDPLPYPELLELLRRSHFVLSDSGGIQEEVPTLGKPILILRDTTERPEVVHAGFGELVGTDATRILARTSALLTDHALYTQRSSGRNPFGDGRAAFRIAEVIDTLLRHPPERRGPRRLDHDQVNATLERLSGAS, encoded by the coding sequence ATGTCCGCCCCTCCCGTGAAGCACACCGTCTGCCTGGTCATCGGCACGCGCCCCGAAGCCATCAAGATGGCCCCGGTCGTCGCGGCCATCCGCGAGCATCCGCATCTCGAGGCGCTCGTCATTGCCACCACGCAGCACCGCGAAATGCTCAAACAGGCGCTCGATGTCTTCGGCATAGAACCCGACATCGATCTTGGCCTCATGCAGAACGGGCAGAACCTGGGCGTATTCACCTCGCGCGCCATGGCCGCCCTCACCGAGTGCTTCCTCGAGCACCGACCGGACTTCCTGCTTGTCCAGGGAGATACGTCCACGGTGACGGCCGCCTGTCTCGCGGGATTCTACCAGGGCATTCCCATCGGACACATCGAAGCCGGCCTGCGGTCTTTCGATCTGTCGAGTCCCTTCCCCGAGGAAGTGAACCGCCGCATCGCCACCTGCACGGCGAATGTGCATTTCGCGCCCACCAACGAGGCGCGCAACAACCTCATCTCCGAAGGCATCCCGGAGAGCGACATCTTCGTCACCGGCAACACGGTGGTCGATGCCATGCACATGATTCCGCGTCGGGAAACGTTCGAGACCGCGGCACTGAATGGCATCCCCTGGGATGACAGTCAGGTGCTCGTGACCACGGTACACCGCCGCGAATCGCTGGGTGAACATCTCGAGGCCATCTGCGACGCACTCGAAGCCATTGTGCGCCTGCATGCCAACGTGCACATCGCCTTCCCCGTGCACCTCAACCCGCGCGTACGTGACGTGGTACACGCGCGGCTCGCCGGCATTCCGCGCATTCACCTGCTCGATCCGCTGCCCTATCCCGAGCTGCTCGAACTGCTGCGGCGTTCGCACTTCGTGCTCTCCGACTCCGGTGGCATCCAGGAAGAGGTGCCCACGCTCGGCAAGCCCATTCTCATCTTGCGCGATACCACCGAGCGCCCCGAAGTGGTGCACGCCGGTTTTGGTGAGCTGGTGGGAACCGATGCCACACGCATTCTCGCCCGCACGTCGGCGTTGCTTACCGACCACGCGCTGTACACCCAACGCTCCTCCGGCCGCAATCCGTTCGGCGATGGACGCGCCGCGTTTCGCATTGCGGAAGTCATCGACACGCTGCTGCGTCATCCGCCTGAGCGTCGCGGCCCGCGCCGCCTTGATCATGACCAGGTGAACGCCACGCTGGAACGTCTGTCGGGTGCCAGCTGA
- the fusA gene encoding elongation factor G — protein sequence MPRTTPLEHYRNIGIMAHIDAGKTTTTERILYYTGKSHKIGEVHDGAATMDWMEQEQERGITITSAATTCFWQRHGQSDKKGDGPEYRINIIDTPGHVDFTVEVERSLRVLDGAVTLLDSVAGVEPQTETVWRQADRYRVPRMIFSNKMDRVGANFDRCLAMIRDRLSKRAFPLQLPVGSGETFTGHIDVLERKQYIFHDETMGKTFSVVEVPAEFKDACEQARHEAIEAAVEYDEALMEKYLAGEELSMAEIRQAIRKATIAMEFIPVFCGASFKNKGVQALLDAVIDYLPAPIDVPAIQGHLPHHDETFIDAPIKDDAPFAALAFKIATDPFVGKLTFFRVYSGVLNSGSYVYNSTKDKRERVGRLLQMHANKREEIEEVRAGDIAAAIGLKDTRTGDTLCTEDNPLILEAMKFPAPVIDVAIEPKTKADQDKLAIALQKLAEEDPTFRVRSDAETGQTIIAGMGELHLEIIVDRMMREFKVDANVGRPQVAYRETIKKRVEKVEGKFVRQSGGKGQYGHVVINMEPSEQGQGFVFEDKIVGGVIPREYIGPVEQGIKEALENGVLAGYPVVDVKVQLTFGSYHEVDSSEMAFKIAGSMAFKEAAKAASPCLLEPVMKVEVVSPEAYMGDVLGDLSSRRGKIGGMTQRGEAQVISATVPLAEMFGYSTRLRSMSQGRAVYSMEFSHYEEVPKSKAEEIISKVKA from the coding sequence ATGCCGCGTACGACCCCGCTCGAGCACTACCGAAATATCGGCATCATGGCGCACATCGATGCCGGCAAGACGACGACCACCGAGCGCATCCTCTATTACACGGGGAAGTCGCACAAGATCGGTGAAGTCCACGATGGCGCCGCCACCATGGACTGGATGGAGCAGGAACAGGAGCGCGGCATCACGATCACGTCGGCCGCGACGACCTGCTTCTGGCAGCGCCATGGCCAGAGCGACAAGAAGGGTGACGGTCCGGAGTACCGGATCAACATCATCGACACGCCGGGCCACGTGGACTTCACCGTCGAAGTGGAGCGTTCGCTCCGCGTGCTCGACGGCGCCGTCACGCTGCTCGACTCCGTCGCCGGCGTGGAGCCGCAGACCGAGACCGTGTGGCGTCAGGCCGATCGCTATCGCGTGCCGCGCATGATCTTCTCGAACAAGATGGATCGTGTGGGCGCGAACTTCGATCGCTGCCTCGCCATGATCCGCGACCGCCTGAGCAAGCGCGCGTTCCCGCTGCAGCTGCCGGTCGGTTCGGGTGAGACGTTCACGGGCCACATCGACGTGCTCGAGCGCAAGCAGTACATCTTCCATGACGAGACGATGGGCAAGACGTTCTCGGTGGTCGAAGTGCCGGCTGAGTTCAAGGACGCGTGCGAGCAGGCCCGCCACGAGGCCATCGAAGCCGCCGTCGAATACGACGAAGCGCTGATGGAGAAGTACCTCGCGGGTGAGGAGCTTTCGATGGCCGAGATCCGTCAGGCCATCCGCAAGGCGACCATCGCGATGGAATTTATCCCGGTCTTCTGCGGCGCCTCGTTCAAGAACAAGGGCGTGCAGGCGCTTCTCGACGCCGTGATCGATTACCTCCCGGCGCCGATCGACGTCCCGGCCATCCAGGGGCACCTGCCGCACCACGACGAAACGTTCATCGATGCGCCGATCAAGGACGACGCGCCGTTCGCGGCGCTGGCGTTCAAGATTGCCACCGACCCGTTCGTCGGAAAGCTGACCTTCTTCCGCGTGTATTCGGGCGTGCTCAACTCGGGCAGCTACGTGTACAACAGCACGAAGGACAAGCGCGAGCGTGTGGGCCGTCTGCTCCAGATGCACGCCAACAAGCGCGAGGAAATCGAGGAAGTGCGCGCCGGTGACATCGCCGCCGCCATCGGTCTCAAGGACACGCGCACGGGCGACACGCTGTGCACGGAAGACAATCCGCTCATCCTCGAGGCCATGAAGTTCCCGGCCCCCGTCATCGACGTGGCCATCGAGCCGAAGACGAAGGCCGACCAGGACAAGTTGGCCATCGCGCTGCAGAAGCTGGCTGAGGAAGATCCGACGTTCCGCGTGCGCTCCGATGCCGAGACCGGTCAGACGATCATCGCCGGCATGGGTGAGCTGCACCTCGAGATCATCGTCGACCGCATGATGCGCGAGTTCAAGGTCGACGCGAACGTGGGTCGCCCGCAGGTGGCCTACCGTGAGACGATCAAGAAGCGCGTCGAAAAGGTGGAAGGCAAGTTCGTCCGTCAGTCGGGCGGTAAGGGTCAGTACGGTCACGTGGTCATCAACATGGAGCCGTCCGAACAGGGCCAGGGCTTCGTGTTCGAAGACAAGATCGTGGGCGGCGTGATCCCGCGTGAGTACATCGGACCGGTCGAGCAGGGCATCAAGGAAGCCCTCGAGAACGGTGTCCTCGCCGGCTATCCGGTGGTGGACGTGAAGGTCCAGCTGACCTTCGGTTCGTACCACGAAGTCGACTCGTCGGAAATGGCGTTCAAGATTGCCGGGTCCATGGCGTTCAAGGAGGCCGCGAAGGCGGCCAGCCCCTGCCTGCTGGAGCCGGTGATGAAGGTCGAGGTCGTGAGCCCCGAAGCGTACATGGGCGACGTCCTCGGCGATCTCTCCTCGCGGCGCGGCAAGATCGGCGGCATGACGCAGCGTGGTGAGGCGCAGGTCATCTCGGCCACGGTGCCGCTGGCGGAGATGTTCGGCTACTCGACGCGTCTGCGCAGCATGTCGCAGGGGCGCGCGGTCTACTCGATGGAGTTCTCGCACTACGAAGAAGTGCCGAAGTCGAAGGCCGAAGAGATCATCAGCAAGGTGAAGGCGTAA
- a CDS encoding serine/threonine-protein kinase, which translates to MSDFQARLQQALDTDFQIERELGGAGMSRVFVATERALQRRVVIKVLPPELAAGVNVERFRREIQLAAQLQHPHIVPLLSAGDDRGLLWFSMPYVEGESLRGTLTRQERLSARDVVRILHDVVDALAYAHARGVVHRDIKPDNILTSGMHALVTDFGVAKALSAASPVPGGTTTGMAIGTPAYMAPEQLAADPAADHRVDLYAVGLLAYELLTGKGPFAGTSPQATLAAQLTQMPEPPHRTFSDIPESLSTLIMHCLEKDAGKRPATATALLAELEALPPMSGAMLAPPRRPRRTALWLTVGTLGAAAALWAMTARPWQASRESSGASGRSPDALRARDIGPGAGARSMDIAVGNDGDTAVVGDSSAPVFRAMGDAAPSLTLPLVITRAESLAIAEAVRKRQQEERAAAPLPAPASVSGAVTPRRSGTATNERVVASGDTIGIPLGAVGSGSNARVYVRTIDGVTEIDRALIRAEVGRIFADSMARAMRHLDSAMAASPRSFRFTPTRPVAPSTVMPLMAPPRDARLRVVVTPYTNSTGSGKYSSMSRGLADELRSGISAERFDVVPEDMVEKALRSLPDRMSVGWALRADYVVSGVLAARGDTLLLITMLTDVRTGRFSKGTEEVFSATEPAKAMEMARRQVTAWLDTAATMAARRGSRGPAGEPIR; encoded by the coding sequence GTGAGCGATTTTCAGGCCCGACTTCAGCAGGCACTCGACACCGACTTCCAGATTGAACGGGAACTCGGCGGCGCCGGCATGTCCCGCGTCTTCGTGGCCACCGAGCGGGCCCTGCAGCGACGCGTGGTCATCAAGGTGCTGCCGCCCGAACTGGCCGCCGGCGTGAACGTCGAGCGCTTCCGCCGCGAAATACAGCTCGCGGCGCAGCTGCAGCATCCGCATATCGTCCCGCTGCTCTCGGCGGGCGATGACCGGGGCCTGCTGTGGTTCTCCATGCCCTACGTCGAGGGCGAGTCGCTGCGCGGCACGCTCACGCGGCAAGAGCGGCTGTCCGCGCGCGATGTGGTGCGCATTCTCCATGATGTCGTGGACGCGCTGGCCTACGCCCATGCGCGCGGTGTCGTGCATCGCGATATCAAGCCCGACAACATTCTCACGTCGGGTATGCACGCGCTGGTCACCGACTTCGGTGTGGCCAAGGCGCTCAGTGCGGCCAGCCCTGTGCCGGGTGGCACCACGACAGGCATGGCCATAGGTACGCCGGCCTACATGGCGCCCGAGCAACTGGCTGCCGACCCGGCCGCTGATCATCGTGTGGATCTTTATGCGGTGGGGCTTCTGGCGTACGAGCTGCTGACCGGAAAGGGCCCGTTTGCGGGCACTTCACCGCAGGCCACGCTGGCGGCGCAGCTCACCCAGATGCCGGAGCCGCCGCATCGCACCTTCAGCGACATCCCCGAGTCGCTGTCGACGCTCATCATGCACTGTCTCGAAAAGGACGCGGGCAAGCGGCCGGCCACGGCCACGGCGCTGCTCGCTGAGCTCGAGGCCCTGCCGCCCATGTCCGGTGCAATGTTGGCGCCGCCGCGTCGGCCACGTCGGACCGCGCTCTGGCTCACCGTCGGTACGCTGGGGGCGGCCGCTGCGCTGTGGGCCATGACGGCGCGCCCCTGGCAGGCTTCGCGCGAGAGTTCAGGGGCTAGCGGACGCAGCCCTGACGCCCTGCGCGCACGTGACATAGGCCCGGGAGCCGGTGCCCGCAGCATGGACATCGCGGTGGGCAATGACGGCGACACTGCCGTCGTCGGCGACAGCAGCGCGCCCGTGTTTCGCGCCATGGGTGATGCAGCCCCGTCGCTCACTCTGCCGCTGGTCATCACGCGCGCCGAGTCGCTGGCGATTGCCGAGGCCGTGCGGAAGCGTCAGCAGGAGGAACGGGCTGCGGCACCGTTGCCGGCACCAGCGTCCGTTTCGGGTGCCGTGACTCCGCGCCGCAGCGGCACCGCCACCAACGAGCGTGTCGTCGCTTCGGGCGATACCATCGGCATCCCCTTGGGCGCTGTGGGCAGCGGGAGCAACGCACGGGTGTATGTGCGCACCATCGACGGTGTGACGGAAATCGATCGCGCGCTCATCAGGGCGGAGGTCGGTCGCATCTTTGCCGACTCCATGGCGCGGGCCATGCGGCATCTCGATTCCGCCATGGCAGCGTCACCGCGCAGCTTTCGCTTCACGCCCACGCGTCCGGTGGCGCCGAGCACGGTTATGCCGCTCATGGCGCCGCCACGTGATGCGCGGCTGCGCGTCGTCGTCACGCCCTACACCAACTCCACGGGCAGTGGCAAGTACAGCAGCATGTCACGCGGACTCGCTGACGAATTGCGCAGCGGCATCAGCGCCGAGCGCTTTGACGTGGTACCTGAAGACATGGTAGAGAAGGCGTTGCGTTCGCTGCCCGATCGCATGTCAGTGGGCTGGGCGCTGCGCGCGGACTATGTGGTGAGTGGTGTGCTCGCTGCACGCGGCGACACGCTGCTGCTGATTACCATGCTTACCGATGTACGTACGGGCCGCTTCTCCAAGGGCACAGAGGAAGTCTTCTCGGCCACCGAGCCGGCCAAGGCCATGGAAATGGCGCGCCGGCAGGTGACGGCCTGGCTGGATACGGCCGCCACCATGGCCGCGCGTCGTGGGAGCCGGGGGCCGGCGGGTGAACCCATTCGGTGA
- the rpsG gene encoding 30S ribosomal protein S7 — MSRRKSAVKRVVLPDARYDSQTVSKFINNLMSQGKKSTAEGIFYSAMDIVEAKTSQPGVGVFKQALNNLKPVIEVKSRRVGGATYQVPVEVRQDRRTALAMRWLISYSRDRNEKSMPEKLAAEVLAAARGEGNAIKKKEDTHRMAEANKAFAHYRW, encoded by the coding sequence GTGAGCCGTCGCAAGAGTGCCGTGAAGCGCGTCGTGTTGCCTGATGCGCGCTATGACAGCCAGACTGTCTCGAAGTTCATCAACAACCTGATGTCGCAGGGCAAGAAGTCCACCGCGGAAGGCATCTTCTACAGCGCGATGGACATCGTCGAAGCCAAGACGAGCCAGCCGGGTGTGGGCGTGTTCAAGCAGGCGCTCAACAACCTCAAGCCGGTCATCGAGGTCAAGAGCCGCCGCGTTGGTGGTGCCACCTACCAGGTGCCCGTGGAAGTCCGTCAGGACCGCCGTACGGCGCTGGCCATGCGCTGGCTCATCTCGTACTCGCGCGATCGCAACGAGAAGAGCATGCCCGAGAAGCTCGCTGCCGAAGTGCTGGCTGCGGCGCGTGGCGAAGGCAATGCCATCAAGAAGAAGGAAGACACGCACCGCATGGCCGAGGCCAACAAGGCCTTCGCGCACTATCGCTGGTAA